The following coding sequences are from one Caloenas nicobarica isolate bCalNic1 chromosome 25, bCalNic1.hap1, whole genome shotgun sequence window:
- the NKX3-1 gene encoding homeobox protein Nkx-3.1 — MSAGLLGARRQRAPSGTPAGMNRSPTAAQQPGPISSRPRTSFLIQDILWDGAQRGDSGGFGSSEDGEPGAAATEGGQSSSALGGPPGSPRPPGASQARGTPQEADADATAENEMSECDPPRAAQCPPKPAKRSRAAFSHTQVLELERKFSRQKYLSAPERAHLAKNLQLTETQVKIWFQNRRYKTKRKQVASEIGGTDTDAAGQKAAELPRASLMALRGGWQYLPCLYYLSGWSPSGW, encoded by the exons atgagtgctgggctgctgggggcCAGGAGGCAGAGAGCACCCAGCGGCACCCCGGCCGGGATGAACCGGAGCCCCACGGCAGCCCAGCAGCCCGGCCCCATCTCCTCCAGGCCCCGCACATCCTTCCTCATCCAGGACATCCTCTGGGATGGGGCGCAGAGGGGCGACAGCGGAGGGTTTGGCAGCTCGGAGGACGGGGAGCCGGGGGCGGCCGCCACGGAGGGCGgccagagcagctcagccctggggggcCCCCCCGGGAGCCCTCGTCCCCCAGGAGCATCCCAAGCCCGAGGGACGCCCCAGGAGGCAGATGCAG atGCCACGGCGGAGAACGAAATGTCAGAGTGTGACCCGCCCCGGGcagcccagtgtccccccaAACCGGCCAAGCGCTCGCGGGCGGCGTTTTCCCACACCCAGGTCCTGGAACTGGAGCGCAAGTTCAGCCGCCAAAAATACCTGTCGGCCCCCGAGCGAGCCCACCTGGCCAAAAACCTGCAGCTCACCGAGACCCAGGTGAAGATCTGGTTCCAGAACAGGAGGTACAAGACTAAAAGGAAACAAGTCGCCTCCGAAATTGGCGGAACGGACACGGATGCGGCCGGGCAGAAAGCGGCCGAGCTGCCCCGAGCATCCCTGATGGCGCTGCGGGGCGGCTGGCAGTACCTGCCCTGCCTCTACTACCTGAGCGGCTGGAGCCCCTCCGGGTGGTAA